The Fusobacterium necrophorum subsp. necrophorum genome has a window encoding:
- the rfbA gene encoding glucose-1-phosphate thymidylyltransferase RfbA, which produces MKGIILAGGSGTRLYPITKAISKQITPIYDKPMIYYPLSVLMLAEIKEILVISTPRDIVVFEELLEDGSNFGLKISYAVQEKPNGLTEAFLIGEKFINGEACALVLGDNIFYGHGFTGMLKEARYKQEGATVFGYYVNNPQDFGVVEFDEKGKAISLEEKPKNPKSNYAIPGLYFYDKTVVEKAKQVKPSQRGELEITTLNEMYLDEDKLNVVNLGRGMAWLDTGTHEGLLEASNFVKTVQSRQGIMVACPEEIAYRNGWISKEKVEELAKILLKSEYGKYLMDLIKEK; this is translated from the coding sequence ATGAAAGGAATAATATTAGCAGGAGGAAGTGGAACAAGACTTTATCCAATAACAAAAGCTATATCAAAACAAATAACACCGATATATGATAAACCTATGATTTACTATCCTTTGTCTGTTTTGATGTTAGCTGAAATAAAAGAAATTTTGGTTATTTCCACCCCAAGGGATATAGTTGTCTTTGAAGAGTTATTAGAAGATGGTAGTAATTTTGGATTAAAAATATCTTATGCTGTACAAGAAAAGCCTAATGGTTTAACGGAAGCCTTTTTAATTGGTGAAAAATTTATTAATGGAGAAGCATGTGCTTTAGTATTGGGAGATAATATTTTTTATGGGCATGGGTTTACGGGAATGTTAAAAGAAGCAAGATATAAGCAAGAAGGAGCTACCGTGTTCGGATACTACGTAAATAATCCTCAAGACTTTGGAGTAGTAGAATTTGATGAAAAGGGAAAGGCAATTTCTTTAGAAGAAAAACCAAAAAATCCAAAATCGAATTATGCAATTCCAGGGTTATACTTTTATGATAAAACAGTAGTAGAAAAAGCAAAACAAGTGAAGCCATCCCAAAGAGGAGAATTAGAAATTACTACATTAAATGAAATGTATCTGGATGAAGATAAATTGAATGTAGTTAATTTAGGAAGAGGAATGGCTTGGCTGGATACAGGAACTCATGAAGGGCTTCTAGAAGCTTCTAATTTTGTAAAAACAGTTCAATCAAGACAAGGGATTATGGTTGCTTGCCCAGAAGAAATTGCATACCGTAATGGATGGATTTCTAAAGAGAAAGTAGAAGAATTAGCAAAAATACTATTGAAGTCAGAATATGGAAAATATTTAATGGATCTAATTAAGGAGAAATAG